From Companilactobacillus heilongjiangensis, one genomic window encodes:
- a CDS encoding HAD-IC family P-type ATPase, translating into MKPKPYQIGFKKLKETYNTNDFKEGLSTKEAQKRLSENGPNKLEAHKTPKWKIFFRQFNNMVIYVLIAATLITLLMGHYSDSIIIFLVVIINAIIGYYQESNASDALDKIKQMLSIEATVYRDGKRTDIPAEDLVVGDTVFLEAGDNVPADLRIIDSDNLRIQESALTGESNSVAKISDALENDVPLAEQKNMAFASTAVTNGSGSGLVVATAKDTEIGKISDEVSSVKQRKTPLMQIIDSLGTNVSYFIVAASVVIFIIGLIFDTYSLPVLSLAVVAMMVGAIPEGMPATTSVILAKGVSDMAKRQHTIVKTLPAVETLGSVDVVATDKTGTLTKNEMTVTDILIDDQEYQVTGTGYEPTGEIVQNSQPIEVSERLKLFLEAGYQANDTTLVHENNQWEINGEPTDGAFLTLYHKVFPYEQDNPYQEVDILPFDSDYRYMGKIVQGSDKKRFLFVKGSPDKLLEMAQKQDANFNYDYWLQKVLQFSAEGKRVIAVGYEEAPSDADEVTHEMIVDGLNFLGLVAIIDPPREEVIESLKVMRGAGVEVKMITGDNAVTAKSIGEKLGLAAEIHAITGPEWDKLSDDERIEAADKNQVFARTTPSNKLEIIKALQENNKVTAMTGDGVNDAPALKRADIGVAMGIKGTDVAKDSADMILTDDNFATMSSAIREGRRIFDNIKKSILYLLPISFSEGLIVAYAILTKQEIPLQPTQLLWINMVSAITIQFALIFEPAEDGIMNRAPRKTGSKLMNLHDVFQMTYVAILIAAVSLIIDIYLNNQGVGEVISSTTMVNTLIIGKIFYLFNIRTPKLALSKELFSNPKAFVFVGLMILLQLFLTYVPFMQGIFSTGSIGWTEWGMAVAAGAIVLVVIEFDKLIRLKFKR; encoded by the coding sequence TTGAAACCTAAACCCTATCAGATAGGATTTAAGAAATTAAAAGAAACATATAATACAAATGATTTTAAAGAAGGACTTTCTACTAAAGAAGCTCAAAAACGTTTGAGTGAAAATGGTCCTAACAAATTAGAGGCTCATAAGACGCCGAAATGGAAAATCTTTTTCCGCCAATTCAACAATATGGTTATCTACGTCTTAATCGCCGCTACATTGATCACTTTATTGATGGGTCACTATTCCGACTCAATCATTATTTTCTTAGTGGTTATTATCAACGCCATCATTGGTTACTATCAAGAATCGAACGCCTCTGATGCGCTGGATAAAATTAAGCAGATGCTCTCGATTGAGGCAACCGTCTATCGTGATGGTAAGCGGACTGACATCCCTGCCGAAGATTTAGTTGTCGGTGATACGGTCTTCTTAGAAGCTGGGGACAACGTGCCTGCCGACTTGAGAATTATTGACTCCGATAACTTACGTATCCAAGAGTCAGCTTTGACTGGTGAATCCAACTCAGTTGCTAAAATTTCGGACGCTTTGGAAAACGATGTGCCTTTAGCTGAACAAAAGAATATGGCTTTCGCATCAACTGCTGTAACAAATGGTAGTGGTAGCGGATTGGTCGTTGCGACTGCTAAAGATACCGAAATTGGTAAAATTTCCGACGAAGTGAGCTCCGTTAAACAACGTAAAACACCTTTAATGCAAATTATCGATAGCCTAGGTACTAACGTTTCCTACTTTATCGTGGCCGCATCGGTCGTTATCTTCATTATTGGTTTAATCTTTGACACTTATTCATTACCAGTGCTTTCCCTAGCCGTCGTTGCGATGATGGTTGGTGCTATCCCTGAAGGTATGCCTGCGACAACTTCAGTTATTTTAGCCAAAGGTGTTAGTGATATGGCTAAACGTCAGCACACAATTGTTAAAACCTTACCCGCTGTTGAAACATTGGGCTCGGTTGACGTTGTGGCGACTGACAAAACTGGTACCTTAACTAAGAACGAAATGACCGTTACCGATATTTTGATTGATGATCAAGAGTATCAAGTTACTGGAACTGGTTATGAACCAACTGGTGAAATCGTTCAAAATAGTCAGCCAATTGAAGTATCTGAACGTTTGAAACTATTTTTAGAAGCTGGTTATCAAGCTAACGATACTACCCTAGTCCATGAAAATAATCAGTGGGAAATAAATGGTGAGCCAACTGACGGTGCCTTTTTAACCCTCTATCACAAGGTTTTCCCTTACGAACAAGATAATCCTTATCAAGAAGTCGACATCTTGCCTTTCGATTCTGACTATCGTTATATGGGTAAAATCGTCCAAGGCTCTGACAAGAAACGTTTTCTATTTGTGAAGGGTTCACCTGATAAATTATTGGAAATGGCTCAGAAACAAGACGCCAACTTTAATTACGATTATTGGTTGCAAAAAGTTTTACAATTCTCAGCCGAGGGTAAACGTGTTATCGCGGTCGGTTATGAAGAAGCTCCGAGTGATGCCGACGAAGTAACACACGAAATGATTGTCGACGGCTTAAACTTCTTAGGCTTAGTTGCCATCATCGACCCACCTCGTGAAGAAGTCATCGAATCATTGAAAGTCATGCGTGGCGCTGGTGTTGAAGTTAAAATGATCACTGGTGATAACGCAGTTACCGCTAAATCTATCGGTGAAAAATTGGGCTTAGCCGCTGAAATTCACGCCATTACTGGTCCTGAATGGGACAAACTTTCTGACGACGAACGAATCGAAGCTGCTGACAAGAACCAAGTTTTCGCCCGTACTACTCCAAGCAACAAGTTAGAAATCATCAAAGCTTTACAAGAGAATAACAAAGTTACAGCCATGACTGGTGATGGTGTCAATGATGCCCCAGCCTTAAAACGTGCCGATATTGGTGTTGCCATGGGTATCAAGGGTACTGACGTTGCGAAGGATTCAGCCGACATGATTCTGACTGATGACAACTTTGCGACAATGTCATCTGCTATTCGTGAAGGTCGAAGAATTTTCGATAACATTAAGAAAAGTATTCTCTACCTCTTACCTATCTCGTTTTCTGAAGGTTTGATCGTAGCGTATGCGATTTTGACTAAACAAGAAATCCCACTACAACCGACTCAATTGCTTTGGATCAACATGGTTTCCGCCATTACGATTCAATTCGCCTTGATTTTCGAGCCAGCCGAAGACGGTATCATGAACCGAGCTCCTCGAAAGACTGGTAGCAAGCTAATGAACCTCCACGATGTTTTCCAAATGACCTATGTGGCAATTCTGATTGCGGCTGTCAGTCTGATTATCGACATCTATTTAAATAATCAAGGTGTCGGTGAAGTTATCTCTAGTACAACCATGGTCAATACGCTGATTATTGGTAAGATTTTCTACTTATTCAATATCAGAACACCGAAGTTAGCCCTTTCCAAAGAACTGTTCTCCAATCCGAAAGCATTCGTATTCGTTGGCTTGATGATCCTGTTACAATTATTCCTAACTTACGTTCCATTTATGCAAGGAATCTTCTCAACTGGTTCAATTGGCTGGACTGAATGGGGTATGGCCGTCGCTGCTGGTGCCATTGTCTTAGTTGTTATTGAATTTGATAAATTAATTCG
- the nagE gene encoding N-acetylglucosamine-specific PTS transporter subunit IIBC produces the protein MKTYLQRMGRSLQLPVAVLPAAALLEGIGHWLPQNWGFSQFLQVGGSAILSQLALLFAVGLSIGMTKVKDGAAAMAGVVAYIVPTYVLAPNQVALLKGIKVGQVDPAFNAIAGNVFIGIVAGLIAAALFDRFHETKLPMALSFFSGKRLVPIMATLAMLLVSVILLFIWPVLYGALITFGKFIVNLGWVGAGLFGFFNRLLIPTGLHQALNQVFEFNIAGINDIGNFWANKGTKGVTGMYLAGYFPVMMFGLPAGALAIYKNALPEHKKTTAGLMMAGAFASFFTGVTEPLEFSFMFVAWPLYVIHAIFTGLSMAFAAFMHWTAGFTFSAGLVDYILSFHMPIANKPYMLLVQGLVMAVIYYFGFDFAIKKFNLMTPGREPVEANAVPVEEVSTSKTDDKYMVMAKKVYAGIGGHDNISVIDNCTTRLRLQLKDTGKINKSQIMSAGVAGVNVLDKVNIHIVVGTEVQFVADALKKLFDENVAITASDAPVEQPKKAEPVIDVKSGETDTFYSIANGLVEDIEKVSDPTFAQKMLGDGYAVVPTDGKITAPVDGTISTIFPTKHALGIKTANGLEVLVHMGIDTVQLKGEPFDLKVKEGQEVKHGDQLAQVDLDKIKQAGKKTDMMVIITNMPSVSYMKYNVLDRDSKLDTEVVKVTTK, from the coding sequence ATGAAAACCTATCTTCAAAGAATGGGCCGATCTCTTCAATTGCCAGTTGCCGTTTTACCAGCTGCTGCGCTATTAGAGGGTATTGGACACTGGCTACCGCAAAACTGGGGCTTTTCACAGTTCTTGCAAGTCGGAGGAAGTGCTATCCTCAGTCAGTTAGCTTTATTATTCGCCGTGGGCTTGTCAATTGGGATGACAAAGGTGAAAGATGGAGCGGCTGCTATGGCTGGTGTTGTAGCATATATCGTACCAACTTATGTTTTAGCACCTAATCAAGTGGCGTTGTTAAAAGGTATCAAAGTGGGACAAGTTGATCCTGCCTTTAATGCAATTGCCGGAAATGTTTTTATTGGTATCGTTGCTGGCTTAATTGCGGCTGCTTTATTCGACCGTTTCCATGAGACCAAACTACCAATGGCTTTATCATTCTTTAGTGGTAAACGACTCGTACCAATTATGGCTACACTCGCAATGCTACTAGTTTCAGTTATTTTGTTATTTATCTGGCCCGTATTATACGGAGCTTTAATTACTTTTGGTAAATTTATCGTAAATCTAGGTTGGGTCGGTGCTGGACTCTTCGGATTCTTCAACCGTCTTTTGATTCCAACTGGATTGCATCAAGCTTTGAACCAAGTCTTTGAGTTTAATATTGCTGGTATCAACGATATTGGTAATTTCTGGGCTAACAAAGGTACTAAGGGTGTAACTGGAATGTACTTAGCTGGTTATTTCCCTGTCATGATGTTCGGACTTCCTGCTGGAGCCTTGGCAATTTACAAAAATGCTTTGCCAGAACACAAGAAGACTACTGCCGGTTTGATGATGGCTGGAGCCTTTGCTTCATTCTTTACCGGAGTTACGGAACCATTGGAATTCTCATTCATGTTCGTTGCCTGGCCACTTTATGTTATCCACGCAATTTTCACTGGATTGTCGATGGCTTTTGCAGCATTCATGCACTGGACAGCTGGATTCACATTTAGTGCTGGATTGGTTGATTATATTTTGAGTTTCCACATGCCAATTGCTAATAAACCTTACATGTTATTAGTTCAAGGCTTAGTAATGGCAGTTATTTATTACTTTGGTTTCGACTTTGCCATTAAGAAATTCAATTTAATGACACCTGGTCGTGAACCTGTTGAAGCAAATGCGGTACCAGTTGAAGAAGTTTCAACATCTAAGACTGATGACAAATATATGGTTATGGCTAAAAAAGTTTATGCTGGAATCGGTGGTCACGATAATATTAGTGTGATCGATAATTGTACAACTCGTTTGCGTTTGCAATTGAAGGATACTGGTAAAATTAACAAGTCTCAAATCATGAGCGCTGGTGTTGCCGGTGTTAATGTTTTGGATAAAGTTAATATTCACATTGTTGTCGGAACGGAAGTGCAATTTGTGGCTGATGCCTTGAAGAAACTTTTCGATGAAAACGTGGCAATAACAGCTTCTGACGCTCCGGTTGAACAGCCAAAGAAGGCTGAACCAGTCATTGACGTTAAGTCTGGCGAAACAGATACCTTCTATAGTATTGCAAATGGGTTAGTTGAAGATATTGAAAAAGTATCAGATCCAACCTTTGCTCAAAAGATGTTAGGTGACGGATATGCAGTTGTGCCAACAGATGGCAAGATTACTGCACCGGTTGATGGAACTATTTCAACAATTTTCCCAACCAAACATGCTTTAGGTATTAAGACTGCCAATGGTTTGGAAGTCTTGGTACATATGGGTATCGATACCGTTCAATTAAAAGGCGAACCATTTGATCTCAAGGTTAAAGAAGGCCAAGAGGTTAAACATGGTGACCAATTAGCTCAAGTTGATTTGGATAAAATCAAACAAGCTGGTAAGAAAACTGACATGATGGTTATTATCACCAATATGCCAAGTGTTTCCTATATGAAATACAATGTTTTGGATAGGGATTCTAAGTTGGATACCGAAGTTGTTAAAGTAACTACTAAGTAA
- a CDS encoding DUF4867 family protein: protein MSSLEEFQKLNPEYKILSIDDPDFKKYGKVYTNYDISEVTDYMDKNVKISSPANFYTPTNKGLEAIPVIQEMGKDIYANMPIEAGECTGQSTNFSAIEYHQGSETNIMLTDVIMVLGQRSTLDTKGSYSPADDGQTFFVPAGTVVEFYSSTLHYAPIKVHDSGFSIIVMLIKGSNEELPAGFKSTNKRIVKQNKFQLVDPSRKDKIAIGVQVGLTGKMIEMKPLAK, encoded by the coding sequence ATGAGTTCATTAGAAGAATTTCAAAAATTAAATCCAGAATATAAGATCCTCTCAATTGATGATCCAGATTTTAAAAAGTACGGTAAAGTTTATACAAACTACGACATCAGTGAAGTAACTGATTATATGGATAAGAACGTTAAGATTTCTAGTCCTGCTAATTTCTACACACCAACTAACAAGGGTCTCGAAGCAATTCCAGTTATCCAAGAAATGGGTAAGGATATCTATGCTAATATGCCAATTGAAGCTGGCGAATGTACTGGTCAATCAACTAACTTTTCAGCTATCGAATATCACCAAGGTAGCGAAACTAATATTATGTTGACTGATGTCATCATGGTCTTGGGTCAACGTTCAACACTTGATACTAAAGGTTCATACAGTCCTGCTGATGATGGTCAAACATTTTTCGTCCCAGCCGGTACAGTTGTTGAATTCTACAGTTCAACTTTGCACTATGCACCAATCAAGGTTCATGATTCAGGATTCTCAATCATCGTTATGTTGATTAAGGGTTCAAACGAAGAGTTGCCTGCAGGTTTCAAGAGTACAAACAAACGTATCGTTAAGCAAAACAAGTTCCAATTAGTTGATCCTAGTCGTAAAGATAAGATTGCTATCGGAGTTCAAGTTGGTTTGACTGGTAAGATGATTGAAATGAAGCCACTAGCTAAATAA
- a CDS encoding PTS sugar transporter subunit IIB translates to MVGIVIASHGDFADGIKMSGSMIFGEQKDVQSVTLQPSMGPDDLKAKLEEAVSSLEDQEQVLFLVDLWGGTPFNQVNGLFEAHKDKWAIVAGLNLPMLIEAYASRLSMNSAHEIAAHIIETAKDGVKVRPESLQPKEAPKAAAPKQGPTGGQPGPMKYVLARVDSRLLHGQVATAWSKTTNPTRIIVVSDNVAKDDLRKQLIMQAAPVGVHAHVVPIDQMIKIAKDDKHFGAERALLLFETPQDVKRAIDGGVPLKTVNVGSMAHSVGKVQPNKVLAFDQNDIDTYKAMEKEGIKFDVRKVPTDSEDNLDNIMKKAQDELNKEN, encoded by the coding sequence ATGGTTGGAATTGTTATTGCAAGCCATGGTGACTTTGCTGATGGCATCAAGATGTCAGGTTCAATGATTTTCGGTGAACAAAAAGACGTTCAATCCGTTACATTACAACCTAGCATGGGTCCTGATGACCTTAAAGCAAAATTGGAAGAAGCTGTTTCTTCTCTAGAAGATCAAGAACAAGTATTGTTCCTTGTTGATTTATGGGGTGGAACACCATTCAACCAAGTAAATGGTTTGTTCGAAGCACATAAAGATAAGTGGGCTATCGTTGCTGGCCTTAACTTACCTATGTTGATTGAGGCATATGCTTCACGTTTATCAATGAACTCAGCACATGAAATTGCTGCTCACATTATTGAAACAGCAAAAGATGGTGTTAAGGTTCGTCCAGAATCACTACAACCAAAGGAAGCTCCTAAGGCTGCTGCACCAAAACAAGGACCTACAGGTGGTCAACCAGGACCAATGAAATATGTATTGGCTCGTGTTGATTCACGTCTATTGCATGGTCAAGTTGCTACTGCATGGAGTAAGACAACAAATCCTACTCGTATCATTGTTGTTTCAGATAACGTTGCTAAGGATGATTTGCGTAAGCAATTGATTATGCAAGCTGCACCAGTTGGTGTTCATGCTCACGTTGTCCCAATCGATCAAATGATCAAGATTGCAAAAGACGACAAGCACTTTGGTGCTGAACGTGCTCTATTACTTTTCGAAACACCACAAGATGTTAAGAGAGCAATTGATGGGGGAGTTCCATTGAAGACAGTTAATGTTGGTTCAATGGCTCATTCAGTTGGTAAAGTTCAACCGAACAAAGTTTTGGCTTTTGATCAAAATGATATCGATACTTATAAGGCTATGGAAAAAGAAGGCATCAAGTTTGATGTTCGTAAAGTTCCTACAGACTCAGAAGATAACCTCGATAACATCATGAAAAAAGCTCAAGATGAATTGAACAAAGAAAATTAA
- a CDS encoding PTS mannose/fructose/sorbose transporter subunit IIC: protein MQLNAIQMILVVIVSFLAGMEGILDEFHFHQPVIACTLIGLVTGQLLPCLILGGSLQMIALGWSNIGAAVAPDAALAAVASAIILVLGGKGKAGVGSAIAIAVPLAVAGLLLTILARTLATGIVHIMDKAAEEGSFRKIEMWQYIAIAMQGIRIAVPAALILAIGAGPVKELLNAMPAWLSDGLSLGGGMVVAVGYAMVINMMATREVWPFFAIGFVLATVTQLTLIGLGAIGISIALIYLKLSKSGGNGGNGDGGNSNTGDPVGDIIDNY, encoded by the coding sequence ATGCAATTGAATGCTATTCAAATGATTTTAGTCGTTATAGTATCTTTCTTAGCTGGTATGGAAGGTATCTTGGATGAATTCCACTTTCACCAACCAGTTATCGCTTGTACTTTAATCGGCTTAGTTACAGGTCAATTATTACCTTGTCTTATCTTAGGTGGTTCATTACAAATGATCGCCTTAGGTTGGTCAAATATCGGTGCTGCCGTAGCACCTGATGCTGCTTTGGCAGCTGTTGCTTCAGCTATTATTCTTGTTCTTGGTGGTAAAGGTAAGGCCGGCGTTGGTTCAGCTATTGCTATTGCTGTTCCTTTGGCTGTTGCCGGACTACTACTAACAATTTTGGCACGTACATTGGCAACTGGTATTGTCCACATCATGGATAAAGCTGCCGAAGAAGGTAGTTTTAGAAAGATTGAAATGTGGCAATATATCGCTATTGCTATGCAAGGTATCCGTATTGCTGTTCCTGCTGCATTGATCTTAGCTATCGGTGCTGGTCCCGTTAAGGAATTATTGAACGCTATGCCCGCTTGGTTGTCAGATGGTTTGTCACTTGGTGGTGGTATGGTTGTTGCTGTTGGTTACGCTATGGTTATCAATATGATGGCTACAAGAGAAGTATGGCCATTCTTCGCAATTGGTTTCGTACTTGCTACAGTTACACAATTAACACTTATCGGTCTTGGTGCTATCGGTATTTCAATCGCCTTAATCTACTTGAAATTATCTAAATCAGGTGGTAATGGTGGCAACGGTGATGGAGGAAACTCTAACACTGGTGACCCAGTCGGCGATATAATAGATAACTACTAA
- a CDS encoding PTS system mannose/fructose/sorbose family transporter subunit IID produces MADQVKISKKDRISVWWRSTFLQGSWNYERMQNGGWTYSLIPVLKRLYKTKEDRAAALKRHMEFFNCHPYLASPILGVTMALEEERANGAPIDDVTIQGVKVGMMGPLAGIGDPVFWFTVKPIIGALAASLAMTGNIMGPIIYFVAWNAIRMAFMWYTQELGYKAGSKITDDLSGGILQDITKGASILGMFILGSLINRWVVVKFTPVVSTIKQDKGAFIDWSHLPAGAQGIKEALIQQQAGLSLTAHKVTTLQDNLDQLIPGLAALLLTLFCMWLLKKKVSPIVIILGLFVVGVVLHVLHIM; encoded by the coding sequence ATGGCAGATCAAGTAAAGATTTCTAAAAAAGATAGAATTTCCGTTTGGTGGCGTTCAACATTCCTTCAAGGTTCATGGAATTACGAACGTATGCAAAATGGTGGCTGGACTTATTCATTAATTCCAGTACTAAAAAGATTATATAAGACAAAGGAAGACCGTGCCGCAGCTCTAAAGCGTCACATGGAATTCTTCAACTGTCACCCATACTTAGCTTCACCTATCCTTGGTGTTACTATGGCTTTGGAAGAAGAACGTGCTAATGGTGCACCTATTGATGATGTAACTATTCAAGGTGTTAAAGTTGGTATGATGGGTCCTTTGGCTGGTATTGGTGATCCTGTGTTCTGGTTCACTGTTAAGCCAATTATTGGTGCTTTAGCTGCTTCACTAGCTATGACAGGTAACATTATGGGACCTATCATTTACTTCGTAGCATGGAACGCTATTCGTATGGCCTTCATGTGGTACACACAAGAACTTGGCTACAAAGCCGGTTCAAAGATTACAGATGACCTATCTGGTGGTATTCTACAAGATATCACAAAGGGTGCTTCAATTTTGGGTATGTTCATTCTTGGTTCATTGATCAACCGTTGGGTTGTTGTTAAGTTCACCCCAGTTGTTTCAACAATTAAACAAGATAAGGGTGCTTTCATTGACTGGTCACATTTGCCAGCCGGTGCACAAGGAATCAAGGAAGCCTTGATTCAACAACAAGCAGGCCTATCATTGACTGCTCACAAAGTAACAACATTGCAAGATAACTTGGATCAATTGATCCCTGGTTTAGCAGCTTTGCTACTAACATTGTTCTGTATGTGGTTACTAAAGAAGAAAGTTTCTCCAATCGTTATCATTCTTGGATTGTTCGTTGTCGGTGTTGTCCTACACGTACTTCACATTATGTAA
- a CDS encoding DUF956 family protein codes for MVQSLNTKSDLVMNATSHLGMTDYGKIMVGDKGFEFYDDRDANNYIQIPWTEVRLVIVSIIFGGRWIPRFAIETKKNGTFSFSARDPKKALRAIRVYIKPDHIVRSLSFFQVVKRAFTRNPNKKSKKSKK; via the coding sequence ATGGTTCAATCATTAAATACGAAGTCGGATTTGGTCATGAATGCAACTTCTCACTTAGGAATGACAGATTACGGTAAGATCATGGTCGGAGACAAGGGCTTCGAATTTTATGATGATCGTGACGCTAATAACTATATCCAGATTCCTTGGACTGAAGTTCGTTTGGTGATCGTATCAATTATTTTTGGTGGCAGATGGATTCCAAGATTTGCTATTGAAACAAAGAAGAACGGTACTTTCTCATTCTCAGCTCGAGACCCTAAGAAAGCTTTGCGAGCAATCCGAGTTTATATCAAACCGGACCATATCGTACGTTCACTCAGTTTCTTCCAAGTTGTTAAACGTGCGTTTACTAGAAATCCTAACAAGAAATCTAAAAAGTCGAAAAAGTAA
- a CDS encoding CPBP family intramembrane glutamic endopeptidase, whose amino-acid sequence MKLLKNNITKIIVASLIFPFVMTIIGLLVTKKSSTSILQLVGDLAVFLVAYLLNAKYFRQKIHWFNSHKVSAQLATSMPAIIIVALLDSPMLAVPDFKVKFRIIIICLLVGLAEEYIFRGVLIGLFLKVAHNNAFGAVIGSSIMFGLIHTMNLGALPIGYVSAQVIFAAAIGILFGTIYIKTHNLGIVIALHALRDMFPMFSNKLVAQMSHTTFSMASLYVTVVFLVIALFIASVQLRDYTIKEDAE is encoded by the coding sequence ATGAAATTATTAAAGAATAATATTACAAAAATTATCGTTGCCAGTTTAATATTTCCGTTTGTTATGACTATCATCGGACTTTTAGTAACAAAAAAGTCATCCACTAGTATCTTACAATTAGTTGGTGATCTAGCTGTATTTTTGGTAGCTTATCTGTTAAATGCTAAATATTTTCGCCAAAAGATTCACTGGTTCAACAGTCATAAAGTGAGCGCCCAGTTGGCAACTTCCATGCCAGCAATAATTATTGTGGCCTTGTTAGATTCACCGATGTTAGCTGTACCAGATTTCAAAGTTAAATTTAGAATTATTATTATTTGCTTATTAGTTGGTTTAGCCGAGGAGTATATATTCCGTGGCGTATTGATTGGACTATTTCTGAAAGTAGCGCACAACAACGCATTTGGAGCTGTCATTGGTTCAAGTATCATGTTTGGCTTGATCCACACAATGAATTTGGGTGCATTGCCAATCGGTTACGTTTCAGCTCAAGTTATTTTTGCGGCAGCTATTGGAATTCTTTTTGGTACGATTTATATCAAAACTCATAATCTGGGAATTGTGATTGCATTACATGCTTTACGTGATATGTTCCCAATGTTTTCTAATAAATTGGTAGCTCAAATGAGTCACACAACGTTTTCGATGGCATCACTATATGTCACAGTTGTCTTTTTAGTGATTGCGTTATTTATTGCCAGCGTGCAATTACGAGATTATACAATAAAAGAAGATGCAGAATAA